The proteins below are encoded in one region of Fibrella aestuarina BUZ 2:
- a CDS encoding MATE family efflux transporter, with protein MQTESPLLRPPSLRTDLIDTLRLSIPIIIAQLSNMLMSVTDNLFIGRLLGPVPLGAAGLSASLSLLLSSIGIGALSVVSALVSQAHGRADAADINRQYRAGLRVALLLGIVFGGVVAIAALGIEWFGQTTAVNALARPFMLIMSASNLPLFVFIAARQLSDGLSYPRIAMVITVAALVVNALFNYLLILGIGPFPTMGVQGSAMATLLSRVFMAVAMLLYIHRSRQFRPYFELAFNQQPILASMRQIIRLGLPSGLTFFFKIALFSVAIILVGWLGTNQLAAHQIAINLVSSTYMMSMGISSAVAIRVGNAYGRGDRDGIRQAGLAAFILTGLLMGTTALIFMLFNETLVSIYLTDAPDVTRMAAMLVFMAGFFQLADGFQVVGVGMLRGLSDVNVPTVITLFSYWLVALPTSYVLGFTLGYDVLGVWVGLLVGLSVAAMLLTSRFFRLAD; from the coding sequence ATGCAAACCGAAAGCCCACTTTTGAGGCCGCCGTCACTCCGTACTGACCTGATCGACACGCTTCGGTTAAGCATCCCCATCATCATTGCTCAACTGAGCAATATGTTGATGAGCGTCACCGACAACCTGTTCATCGGCCGGTTGCTGGGGCCCGTGCCGCTGGGCGCGGCGGGTTTGTCGGCCTCACTCTCGCTGCTGTTGTCGAGTATCGGTATTGGGGCCCTATCGGTGGTGAGTGCGCTGGTCTCCCAGGCCCATGGTCGCGCCGATGCCGCTGACATTAACCGACAGTACCGGGCCGGGCTCCGGGTGGCCCTGCTGCTGGGCATTGTGTTTGGGGGGGTGGTAGCCATAGCGGCGCTCGGCATCGAGTGGTTTGGCCAAACAACCGCCGTAAACGCTCTGGCTCGCCCGTTTATGCTCATTATGAGCGCCTCTAACCTACCGCTATTCGTCTTCATCGCCGCCCGGCAATTGTCTGACGGCCTGAGCTACCCCCGCATCGCCATGGTCATCACGGTGGCCGCGCTGGTCGTAAACGCGTTGTTCAATTACCTGCTCATTCTGGGAATCGGCCCTTTTCCGACGATGGGTGTACAGGGCTCGGCGATGGCCACGCTGCTGTCACGGGTGTTCATGGCCGTGGCGATGCTGCTGTACATCCACCGGTCACGGCAGTTTCGGCCCTACTTTGAGCTGGCGTTCAACCAGCAACCGATTCTGGCCAGTATGCGTCAGATTATTCGCCTGGGGTTACCCAGCGGGCTTACGTTCTTCTTCAAAATTGCCCTGTTCAGCGTTGCCATTATCCTCGTGGGCTGGCTGGGCACCAACCAACTGGCGGCGCATCAGATTGCCATCAACCTGGTGTCGAGTACCTACATGATGTCGATGGGTATCTCGTCGGCCGTTGCCATTCGCGTGGGCAATGCCTATGGCCGCGGCGATCGGGATGGTATCCGGCAGGCGGGGCTGGCGGCGTTTATCCTTACCGGATTATTGATGGGTACTACGGCGCTCATCTTCATGCTGTTCAACGAAACGTTGGTTAGCATTTACCTGACCGACGCCCCCGACGTAACCCGTATGGCCGCCATGCTGGTCTTCATGGCGGGCTTCTTTCAACTAGCCGATGGTTTTCAGGTTGTCGGTGTCGGCATGTTACGCGGCCTCTCCGACGTGAACGTACCCACAGTGATCACGCTTTTTTCGTATTGGCTCGTTGCCTTGCCCACCAGCTATGTGCTGGGGTTTACGCTTGGCTACGACGTGCTCGGCGTCTGGGTGGGCTTGCTGGTTGGTCTTAGCGTAGCGGCGATGCTGCTCACCTCCCGCTTTTTCCGATTGGCCGATTAA
- a CDS encoding MATE family efflux transporter, with product MPSPLRADLSDTLRLSIPIIIAQLSTTLMGLTDNLFVGRLLGAVPLGAAGLSMSLSFLLSSVGIGGLTVIGALISQANGRADAAEVNRHYRAGLQVAVLLSLGLGLLVALAAWRIEWFGQTAEVNALAQPFMLIISASTLPLFVFIAARQLCDGLRYPRVAMTITVVALGLNALLNYVLILGVGPLPAMGVQGSATATLLSRVFMAGAMLLYIHRSRQFRPYFSPAVVSRPVTDSVRQILRLGLPSGLTFFFEIALFSVAMIIVGWLGADRLAAHQIAISMASSTYMMATGISSAGAIRVGSALGRGDQPGIRRAGLAAFALSAVLMGASGLVFWFFNDTLVSLYLSDAPGQPTAGVAQIAASLVLMAAVFQLSDGLQVVGIGVLRGLSDVNVPTLITLFSYWLVALPTSYVLGFTLGYDAQGVWAGLLVGLTVAAVLLTVRFFRLAPAAVN from the coding sequence ATGCCTTCCCCGTTACGTGCCGACCTGTCTGATACCCTTCGCTTAAGCATACCGATCATCATTGCGCAACTCAGCACCACGCTGATGGGCCTGACCGACAACCTGTTTGTGGGCCGATTGCTGGGCGCGGTGCCACTGGGTGCCGCTGGGTTATCGATGTCGCTATCATTCCTGCTATCGAGTGTTGGCATCGGCGGCCTGACCGTCATTGGCGCGCTCATCTCGCAGGCCAACGGCCGGGCCGACGCCGCCGAGGTGAACCGGCACTACCGGGCGGGGTTGCAGGTGGCGGTCTTGCTGAGCCTCGGGTTGGGCCTGCTGGTCGCGCTGGCTGCCTGGCGGATCGAGTGGTTTGGCCAAACGGCTGAAGTCAATGCACTGGCGCAACCGTTCATGCTCATCATCAGCGCCTCGACGCTCCCCCTGTTTGTCTTCATTGCCGCCCGGCAGCTTTGCGACGGTCTGCGGTATCCGCGCGTGGCCATGACCATTACGGTCGTGGCGCTGGGCCTCAACGCCCTGCTCAACTATGTGCTGATTCTGGGCGTTGGCCCGTTGCCTGCCATGGGCGTGCAAGGTTCGGCCACGGCCACGCTGCTGTCGCGGGTATTTATGGCCGGGGCGATGTTGCTTTACATTCACCGGTCGCGGCAGTTTCGGCCCTATTTCAGCCCAGCCGTTGTGAGTCGACCCGTGACCGATTCGGTTCGCCAGATACTGCGCCTTGGGCTTCCCAGTGGCCTAACCTTTTTCTTCGAGATCGCCCTGTTCAGCGTGGCGATGATCATCGTGGGCTGGCTGGGTGCCGACCGGCTGGCGGCGCATCAGATCGCCATCAGCATGGCGTCGAGCACCTACATGATGGCGACGGGCATCTCGTCGGCCGGTGCCATTCGCGTGGGCAGTGCATTGGGGCGCGGCGATCAGCCGGGCATTCGTCGGGCGGGGTTGGCGGCCTTTGCCCTGTCGGCAGTGCTCATGGGCGCCTCGGGGCTGGTTTTCTGGTTTTTCAACGATACGCTCGTCAGTCTGTACCTCAGCGATGCGCCGGGGCAGCCTACGGCAGGCGTGGCGCAGATTGCAGCATCGCTGGTGCTGATGGCCGCCGTTTTTCAGCTTTCCGACGGCCTTCAGGTCGTGGGTATTGGCGTATTACGCGGTCTCTCCGACGTGAACGTACCCACCTTGATCACGCTTTTTTCGTACTGGCTTGTGGCTTTGCCCACCAGTTACGTGCTGGGGTTTACGCTCGGCTACGATGCTCAGGGCGTATGGGCGGGGCTACTGGTGGGCCTCACTGTAGCCGCCGTATTGCTCACCGTCCGGTTCTTTCGGCTGGCGCCCGCGGCGGTCAACTAA
- a CDS encoding glutamate-5-semialdehyde dehydrogenase has product MTPITPLLQAAQQAAAAVRRLSSDQKTTLLNRLADVLLTATPQILAQNQLDLDAMPDTDPKKDRLRLTEGRVADLADSLRQVAVLPDPSGVVVLEREIEQGLRLKKLAVPLGVVGVIYESRPNVTVDVASLCLRSGNACVLKGGKEADHTNRVLVSLIHQVLGEANVPSAAVTLLPPDRAVVNELLTAVRYVDIIIPRGSESLIQYVRKNSLIPTIETGAGVCHTYVDASADLDKAARIVVNAKVSRPSVCNSLDCVLVDRGVAADLLPRLLPDFKRYNVEVFADETAFGILQAAGYVALQAAQPADFGREFLDYKCAVKVVDGLDEALSHIQAYSSKHSEAIVSTDQARIDRFLSEVDAAAVYVNASTRFTDGGCFGLGAEIGISTQKLHARGPFALEKLVTEKWVVTGDGQVRE; this is encoded by the coding sequence ATGACACCGATAACGCCCCTCCTTCAGGCTGCTCAGCAGGCAGCGGCTGCCGTGCGCCGGCTCAGTAGCGACCAGAAAACGACTCTGCTCAATCGGCTGGCCGACGTGCTGCTGACTGCCACACCACAGATCCTGGCTCAAAACCAGCTTGATCTGGATGCCATGCCCGACACCGACCCGAAGAAGGATCGGTTGCGCCTTACCGAAGGGCGCGTGGCCGATCTGGCCGACAGCCTGCGGCAGGTGGCGGTGTTGCCCGACCCGTCGGGCGTGGTGGTGCTGGAGCGCGAAATCGAGCAGGGGTTGCGGCTGAAGAAATTGGCTGTGCCGCTGGGCGTGGTGGGTGTGATCTACGAATCGCGCCCCAACGTGACGGTCGATGTGGCGTCGCTCTGCCTGCGATCGGGCAATGCGTGTGTATTGAAAGGTGGCAAAGAAGCCGATCATACCAACCGGGTGCTGGTGAGCCTTATTCATCAGGTGCTTGGCGAAGCCAACGTACCCAGCGCCGCCGTAACACTCCTCCCGCCCGATCGTGCGGTAGTCAATGAACTGCTCACGGCCGTCAGGTACGTCGATATCATCATTCCCCGAGGCTCGGAATCGCTGATTCAGTACGTGCGGAAAAATTCGCTTATCCCAACCATCGAAACGGGCGCGGGCGTTTGCCATACGTACGTGGACGCCTCAGCCGATCTGGACAAGGCGGCGCGCATTGTGGTCAACGCGAAGGTATCGCGCCCGTCGGTGTGCAACTCGCTCGACTGCGTGCTGGTCGACCGGGGGGTAGCGGCCGATCTGTTGCCCCGGCTGCTCCCCGATTTTAAGCGGTACAACGTCGAAGTGTTTGCCGACGAAACCGCATTCGGCATATTGCAGGCGGCTGGGTACGTTGCCCTGCAAGCCGCCCAGCCCGCCGATTTTGGGCGTGAATTTCTTGATTACAAATGCGCCGTGAAGGTGGTCGATGGGCTCGATGAGGCCCTATCGCATATTCAGGCGTATTCCTCAAAACACTCCGAGGCTATTGTTTCAACGGATCAGGCCCGTATCGACCGGTTCCTGAGCGAGGTTGATGCTGCCGCCGTATACGTCAACGCCTCGACGCGGTTTACGGACGGTGGTTGCTTTGGGCTGGGCGCCGAGATCGGCATCTCGACCCAGAAGCTCCACGCCCGAGGCCCCTTCGCCCTCGAAAAGCTGGTTACCGAAAAATGGGTTGTTACCGGCGACGGGCAGGTAAGAGAGTGA
- a CDS encoding T9SS type A sorting domain-containing protein: MPTRLRLLGLLYFWSTLLVQAQQKPYQLLMQDEKVRYSDVKKAFEKARELDERAKKKAVRQARRKGLPDPVFEENEEEAKFYRWERWRLRHLAPDGTEDVASPAQEFTRFDRQQVAAVRSGSKRARQGATPAWRELGPFQTQTTAAYNNAAHYLYGYNVGRLGAVAFHPTDANTIYTAAPGRNSINSGGIWKTTNGGTSWTPLFDQYPNMIVTDVAVSAKNPQTVYATGNHFAVATVGGGTAGYGIEKSTDGGANWQHIPFLVQYETNTNGSKAYVGRALSIDIDPADDQHLIATTQRAILYSTNGGLLWQKATTPVADRLADYVDIAFKPGDPQTVYVSGAGKEQVLRSTDGGKTFTQLPLPEAVEVGTVGRVELAVSAAQPDFLYLLTTMGTERHGGLYRLNTATGDLRTIVARGKSFATQQQTRDDTQLYYCLSLAVSPTDTGEIHVGMVPLMSTFDGGRTWEYRHSWATSRAGDVHSDISSLDFQPGTNRLFVTSDGGLNAATGKRGAAFRFYDNIAVSQIYFLAQPASLSDRMIIGLQDNGTKMYENGLWKQVGGGDGISCLIDDANPSVYYVTSQNGYLLRFTGPASSSYITPTGVTDENTSFYTPIDYHQATKTLFIGSNTLWRKNENNFSSAWERVKDFDSKEMIQDVFVAPSDVKTIYVRTYSATTSYRLYVTTDAGQTWDKVLGDGFDAYITALTIHPQDAKTIYASRYRTVSPAGYFVMKSSDYGRTWTDITGNLPKVSGNAITVQEGTDEGVYVAMDQGVYYKDNTMSQWTRYGTGLPNSPVYDMRVDYTGSKLKAATHGRGVWEVPLAVPVGQVTSLITAKRDVCAGTSMGVTYQVTKGATGPNTYAIQLSDASGSFASPTLLASTTATTADVTIPGTLARGAGYQIRVLRNNNIATADTSDAFSVLTLPKATLNGPAEVVYGSPASLTLSFDGSGPWSYQLTGDGPRTTTSSPVVQAVTLTEGTTYQLTSLSNVCGAGTVSGATRVTVIPTLAVQTVGATELCAGQSSSLTFVQGGKFNASTSYVVQLSDAAGSFTTPVNVGAGTQSPLPFTIGTSQAMGSGYRLRVVGNVAEKLELTPSPTFAINVKPTASIVAAGDSSVLQTYETRLRLTFTGTAPFQYTLSNGTTGNSATTTTEVVIKPDQTAVYRVSGVSNGCGVGTVSGQARITVIPLLAVEPNAPPLVTLRPNPASELVRVESNLSGPHELVLFDVAGREQLRKPFQRNTEVAVRNLGKGIHVYQIITPQGAVVGRVLVE, encoded by the coding sequence ATGCCAACTCGTTTACGCTTACTTGGCCTGCTGTATTTTTGGTCAACCCTGCTGGTTCAGGCGCAGCAAAAGCCGTATCAGCTGCTGATGCAGGACGAAAAAGTCCGCTACAGCGACGTAAAAAAAGCCTTCGAAAAAGCCCGCGAACTCGACGAACGGGCCAAGAAAAAGGCGGTGCGTCAAGCCCGCCGCAAAGGCCTCCCCGATCCGGTTTTTGAGGAAAATGAAGAAGAAGCCAAGTTCTATCGCTGGGAACGCTGGCGACTGCGGCACCTGGCGCCCGACGGTACCGAAGACGTAGCCAGCCCGGCGCAGGAGTTTACCCGGTTTGATCGGCAGCAGGTAGCCGCTGTCCGTTCGGGGTCGAAACGTGCCCGTCAGGGGGCGACACCGGCCTGGCGCGAGTTGGGCCCGTTTCAGACACAAACGACGGCCGCTTACAACAACGCAGCCCATTACCTCTACGGCTACAACGTGGGGCGGCTGGGCGCGGTTGCGTTCCACCCCACCGACGCCAATACAATTTACACGGCCGCGCCGGGCCGCAACAGCATCAACAGCGGGGGTATTTGGAAAACCACCAACGGCGGCACAAGCTGGACGCCGCTTTTCGACCAATACCCCAACATGATCGTGACCGACGTGGCCGTGTCGGCCAAAAACCCGCAGACTGTGTATGCCACCGGCAATCATTTTGCGGTTGCCACGGTGGGCGGCGGCACGGCAGGCTACGGCATCGAAAAATCGACCGACGGGGGCGCCAATTGGCAGCACATTCCCTTTCTGGTGCAGTATGAGACAAACACCAACGGCAGCAAAGCCTACGTGGGCCGGGCCCTGTCGATCGACATAGACCCCGCCGACGATCAGCACCTGATTGCCACTACCCAGCGGGCTATTTTGTACTCGACCAACGGCGGCCTTCTCTGGCAGAAAGCGACCACACCCGTGGCCGATCGCCTCGCCGATTACGTCGACATCGCGTTCAAGCCGGGCGACCCGCAAACCGTCTACGTTAGTGGCGCCGGTAAAGAGCAGGTACTGCGCTCCACCGATGGCGGCAAGACATTCACCCAACTACCGCTGCCGGAAGCCGTGGAAGTGGGCACGGTAGGCCGGGTCGAACTGGCGGTATCGGCGGCCCAACCCGATTTTTTGTATCTGCTCACGACGATGGGCACCGAGCGCCACGGGGGCCTCTATCGCCTCAACACCGCCACGGGTGACCTGCGGACCATTGTGGCGCGGGGCAAAAGTTTTGCCACCCAACAGCAAACCCGCGACGACACCCAACTGTATTATTGCCTCTCGTTGGCCGTTTCCCCTACTGATACCGGCGAGATCCATGTAGGCATGGTACCGCTGATGTCGACATTCGACGGGGGACGTACCTGGGAATACCGGCACAGCTGGGCAACCAGCCGGGCGGGCGACGTGCACTCCGACATCAGTAGCCTCGATTTTCAGCCGGGCACCAACCGGCTATTCGTCACCTCCGATGGGGGGCTCAATGCGGCCACGGGCAAACGGGGGGCGGCGTTTCGGTTCTACGATAACATCGCCGTGTCGCAGATCTATTTCCTGGCCCAACCGGCCAGCCTCTCCGACCGGATGATTATCGGCTTGCAGGACAACGGCACCAAGATGTATGAAAACGGCCTCTGGAAGCAGGTAGGTGGCGGCGATGGGATCAGTTGCCTCATCGACGACGCCAACCCCTCAGTGTATTACGTCACCTCGCAGAATGGCTATCTGCTTCGGTTTACGGGCCCGGCCAGTTCGTCGTACATCACGCCTACGGGCGTCACCGACGAAAACACTAGTTTCTATACCCCCATCGATTACCATCAGGCCACCAAAACCCTATTTATCGGCTCGAATACACTCTGGCGCAAAAACGAAAACAACTTCAGCTCAGCCTGGGAGCGGGTGAAGGATTTTGACAGCAAAGAGATGATTCAGGATGTGTTTGTGGCCCCGTCGGATGTTAAAACGATCTACGTCCGCACCTACAGCGCCACCACCAGCTACCGTCTCTACGTAACTACCGACGCTGGCCAAACCTGGGATAAAGTACTGGGCGATGGCTTTGACGCCTACATCACGGCGCTGACGATTCACCCGCAGGACGCCAAAACCATCTACGCCTCGCGCTACCGGACGGTATCGCCCGCAGGCTATTTCGTCATGAAATCGAGCGATTACGGACGTACCTGGACCGACATCACGGGCAATCTGCCCAAGGTGTCGGGCAACGCGATTACCGTGCAGGAAGGCACCGATGAGGGTGTTTACGTCGCGATGGATCAGGGCGTTTATTATAAAGACAATACCATGAGCCAGTGGACGCGCTACGGAACGGGACTACCCAACTCGCCTGTGTATGATATGCGCGTCGATTATACAGGGAGTAAGCTGAAAGCCGCTACCCACGGTCGGGGTGTTTGGGAAGTACCACTGGCGGTCCCCGTTGGGCAGGTCACGTCGCTCATCACGGCCAAGCGGGACGTATGCGCCGGTACGTCGATGGGCGTTACGTACCAGGTCACGAAAGGCGCCACAGGCCCCAACACGTACGCGATTCAACTTTCGGATGCCAGCGGGTCCTTTGCCAGCCCAACGCTACTCGCCAGCACCACCGCCACGACGGCCGATGTGACGATTCCAGGTACGTTGGCGCGGGGCGCGGGTTATCAGATTCGGGTGTTGCGCAACAACAACATCGCCACCGCCGATACCTCCGATGCCTTTTCGGTGTTGACCTTGCCCAAAGCCACACTCAATGGCCCGGCGGAGGTTGTCTACGGCAGTCCCGCCAGCCTCACGCTCAGTTTCGACGGGTCTGGCCCCTGGTCGTATCAGCTTACAGGCGATGGCCCCCGCACCACGACCAGCAGCCCGGTGGTGCAGGCGGTAACCCTCACGGAAGGCACCACCTACCAGCTAACGAGCCTCAGCAATGTCTGCGGCGCGGGTACCGTCAGCGGGGCAACGCGCGTCACGGTCATTCCGACGCTGGCAGTACAGACTGTTGGTGCGACCGAACTATGCGCGGGCCAGAGCAGTTCGCTGACGTTTGTGCAGGGCGGCAAATTCAACGCCTCAACCAGCTACGTGGTACAGCTCTCCGATGCAGCAGGCAGTTTTACAACGCCCGTCAACGTAGGCGCAGGTACACAGTCGCCGTTACCCTTTACGATTGGAACCAGCCAGGCAATGGGAAGTGGTTACCGGCTGCGCGTGGTGGGTAATGTGGCCGAAAAACTGGAACTCACGCCCAGCCCGACCTTTGCGATCAATGTGAAACCCACGGCTAGTATTGTAGCAGCGGGCGATTCAAGCGTTTTGCAGACCTACGAAACCCGCCTCCGGCTAACGTTCACCGGGACGGCGCCTTTCCAGTATACGCTCTCCAACGGAACCACCGGCAATTCGGCTACAACTACGACCGAGGTTGTGATTAAACCCGATCAGACGGCCGTCTACCGAGTCAGTGGTGTGTCGAACGGGTGCGGCGTCGGCACGGTATCGGGACAGGCCCGGATTACGGTCATTCCGTTGCTGGCAGTCGAGCCTAACGCCCCGCCATTAGTGACGCTGCGGCCCAATCCAGCTTCGGAACTGGTGCGGGTCGAAAGCAACCTTAGCGGCCCCCACGAGTTGGTGCTGTTTGACGTAGCCGGACGCGAACAACTCCGCAAACCGTTTCAACGCAACACCGAGGTTGCCGTTCGGAATTTGGGCAAAGGCATTCACGTCTACCAGATCATCACCCCGCAAGGCGCCGTAGTCGGCCGCGTGCTGGTAGAGTGA
- a CDS encoding FAD-dependent oxidoreductase, with translation MKQPIILAIDDDEQVLEALRRDLRARYRKEYRILTTSSAREALASLTELKKKGETVALLLSDQKMPEMLGVEFLKEARTIFPGAKKALLTAYSDTEAAIRAINEVQLDYYINKPWDPPEEKLFPTLDGLLADWRVNYVPDYEGLRLVGYQFSPRSHELKDFLAGNLFPYQWLNIEADEQAKQLLDTHGLTTADLPLVLLEDGEVLARPTLQEVGEKLGLTPKAAGELYDLAIIGAGPAGLAAAVYGGSEGLRTILVDKRAPGGQAGTSSRIENYLGFPNGLSGSELTQRAITQAKRFGVEFLAPQEVNEIQSEGQYKRIKMVDGSEIVTRAILLSTGVSYRKLENDTLDKFTGAGVYYGAATTEAYAFKGQPVYVVGGGNSAGQGAMYLSRTASDVYICIRRPSLSETMSQYLIDQIERTPNIHLLPCTEIVAGRGDDKLETVTIRDLNTNEERDEKAGAVFIFIGAKPLTDWIEMDIIRDDKGFIQTGRDLINNPRYKEIWKQKREPYSLETCSAGIFAAGDVRSGAMNRVASAVGEGAMAVSFVHKYLAEN, from the coding sequence ATGAAACAGCCCATCATTCTTGCCATCGACGACGACGAACAGGTGCTTGAAGCCCTGCGGCGCGACCTGCGGGCCCGATACCGTAAAGAGTACCGGATTCTGACCACTTCGTCGGCCCGTGAGGCGCTGGCGTCGCTAACCGAGTTGAAGAAAAAAGGAGAAACGGTGGCGCTGTTGCTGTCGGATCAGAAAATGCCCGAAATGCTCGGGGTCGAGTTTCTGAAGGAAGCCCGCACCATTTTTCCCGGCGCCAAAAAGGCGCTCTTGACGGCCTATTCAGATACCGAAGCGGCCATTCGGGCCATCAACGAGGTACAACTCGATTACTACATCAATAAACCCTGGGACCCGCCCGAAGAGAAACTGTTTCCGACCCTCGACGGGCTCCTGGCTGACTGGCGGGTCAACTACGTACCTGACTACGAAGGCCTGCGGCTAGTGGGCTACCAGTTTTCGCCCCGTTCGCACGAGCTGAAAGATTTTCTGGCGGGCAACCTGTTTCCGTATCAATGGCTCAACATCGAAGCCGATGAGCAGGCCAAACAACTACTAGACACGCACGGGCTGACCACCGCCGATTTGCCGCTGGTGCTGCTCGAAGACGGTGAAGTACTGGCGCGACCCACGCTTCAGGAAGTCGGCGAGAAGCTGGGGTTGACGCCCAAAGCGGCTGGCGAACTGTATGACTTGGCCATCATCGGCGCTGGACCGGCCGGGCTGGCGGCGGCGGTGTACGGTGGGTCGGAAGGGCTGCGCACAATCCTGGTCGATAAACGGGCGCCGGGTGGGCAGGCCGGTACATCGTCGCGCATCGAAAACTACCTCGGTTTCCCCAATGGGCTCAGCGGCTCCGAACTGACGCAGCGGGCCATCACGCAGGCCAAGCGCTTCGGGGTAGAGTTTCTGGCCCCGCAGGAAGTCAACGAGATTCAGTCGGAGGGTCAATATAAACGCATCAAGATGGTCGACGGGAGTGAGATCGTGACGCGGGCCATCCTGCTGAGCACGGGGGTTTCGTACCGAAAACTGGAAAACGATACCCTCGACAAGTTTACCGGCGCGGGGGTGTATTACGGAGCCGCCACCACCGAAGCCTACGCCTTTAAGGGGCAGCCCGTTTACGTAGTAGGGGGCGGTAATTCGGCGGGGCAGGGGGCGATGTACCTGTCGCGGACGGCGTCTGACGTGTATATCTGCATCCGCCGCCCGAGCCTGTCCGAAACGATGTCGCAATACCTGATTGATCAGATCGAGCGCACGCCCAACATCCACCTGCTGCCCTGCACCGAGATTGTGGCGGGCCGAGGGGATGACAAGCTCGAAACCGTAACGATCCGCGACTTGAACACCAATGAGGAACGCGACGAAAAAGCGGGAGCGGTGTTCATTTTCATCGGCGCTAAACCGCTTACCGACTGGATCGAGATGGACATCATCCGGGACGACAAAGGCTTTATCCAGACGGGCCGCGACCTGATCAACAACCCGCGCTACAAAGAAATCTGGAAGCAGAAACGCGAACCCTACTCGCTGGAAACATGCAGCGCCGGCATCTTCGCGGCGGGCGACGTGCGGTCGGGCGCCATGAACCGGGTCGCCTCGGCCGTGGGTGAAGGGGCCATGGCTGTCAGCTTCGTGCACAAGTATCTGGCTGAGAATTAG
- a CDS encoding sensor histidine kinase, protein MVTLTDLRAFPPFEHVPDDQLNWLIDHAEEATYPANHTLNKAGEPINYLRLLLDGTITIVEAGGEPLLEYRAPAILGVLPYSRMTEANLPLITDTPVRTLDLHRDRLRDMTTSCYELTAALVQQMTDRVRNFTQQAQQEEKMASLGRLSAGLAHELNNPVSAIVRNADALKQQMRATPEHFKAIMHLNLTDEQTDTVNEWLFDKLDHKTAPLSLLERSSLEDDLTDWLDDQKVVADGAETADLAVSLAEFRFSEADLDFILDRIGKQNLAGVLLWVNNNLIIEKLVVDIGEASKRMAALVSSIKSYTHMDRGGGKEAVHVGEGIQSTLTLLGHKLRAKNIAVTLNFPPEMPTVQAWPGELNQVWTNLIDNAIDALPEKGGTLTIGSHLERGQFLYTTFTDNGSGIPEAIQRKIFDPFFTTKSVGKGTGLGLDIVQGVIRHHNGSITVHSKPGETTFTVCLPINA, encoded by the coding sequence ATGGTCACCCTTACCGACCTGCGTGCCTTCCCGCCTTTTGAACACGTACCTGATGACCAGCTCAACTGGTTGATCGACCATGCCGAAGAGGCAACATACCCCGCCAACCACACGCTCAACAAGGCGGGTGAACCCATCAATTACCTGCGGTTATTGCTCGACGGCACTATTACCATCGTGGAAGCCGGGGGGGAACCACTGCTCGAATACCGCGCCCCGGCCATACTGGGTGTGTTGCCGTATTCGCGCATGACTGAAGCCAACCTGCCATTGATCACCGATACGCCCGTGCGCACGCTGGACCTGCACCGCGATCGGCTTCGGGACATGACCACCAGCTGCTACGAACTCACGGCCGCGTTGGTGCAGCAGATGACCGACCGGGTGCGCAACTTCACGCAGCAGGCGCAGCAGGAAGAGAAGATGGCGTCGCTGGGGCGACTGTCGGCGGGGTTGGCCCACGAGCTGAACAACCCGGTGTCGGCCATTGTGCGGAACGCCGATGCCCTGAAGCAGCAGATGCGCGCTACGCCGGAGCACTTCAAGGCGATCATGCACCTGAACCTGACCGACGAGCAAACCGACACGGTCAACGAGTGGCTTTTTGATAAGCTCGATCACAAGACCGCCCCGCTCAGCTTGCTGGAGCGAAGCAGCCTCGAAGACGACCTGACCGACTGGCTCGACGACCAAAAGGTTGTTGCCGATGGAGCCGAAACGGCGGATCTGGCCGTGTCGCTGGCGGAGTTCCGGTTTAGCGAAGCTGATCTGGATTTTATTCTCGACCGCATTGGCAAGCAAAATCTGGCGGGGGTGCTGCTGTGGGTCAACAATAACCTGATCATCGAAAAATTGGTCGTCGATATTGGCGAGGCGTCGAAGCGCATGGCGGCGCTGGTGTCGTCGATCAAATCGTATACGCACATGGATCGGGGCGGGGGCAAAGAGGCCGTACACGTTGGCGAGGGCATCCAAAGCACGCTGACGTTGCTGGGGCATAAACTTCGGGCGAAAAACATCGCCGTTACGCTCAACTTCCCGCCCGAAATGCCGACCGTGCAGGCTTGGCCCGGCGAGTTGAATCAGGTCTGGACCAACCTCATCGACAATGCCATCGATGCGCTGCCCGAGAAAGGCGGTACCCTCACGATCGGCAGTCATCTGGAGCGGGGACAGTTTCTGTACACGACCTTTACCGACAATGGCAGCGGCATCCCGGAGGCAATTCAACGGAAAATCTTCGACCCCTTTTTTACGACAAAAAGCGTTGGCAAAGGTACCGGCCTTGGTCTCGACATCGTGCAGGGCGTCATTCGCCACCACAACGGCAGCATTACCGTTCACTCCAAGCCGGGCGAAACGACCTTCACGGTATGTTTACCCATTAACGCGTAG